One genomic region from Xiphophorus couchianus chromosome 21, X_couchianus-1.0, whole genome shotgun sequence encodes:
- the LOC114136949 gene encoding arginine esterase-like encodes MALLKVLLLLLGLGDAVSSASLQKRVIGGQNCRDDERHYHVMVYRHNYIDEKFCGGSLISDQWVLTAAHCWEYAPGWFNEVHVGVHPKSATKLIYTIAQREIYRDSNGREHDIMLLKLQSKTTIQPIRLPDCPDTLLLDTKVQFAGYGSTQVGFFNKRISHRPDDLQCAEFKIAKHEKLERILAKDQDFRYRFQKWYSVRSSKKDMSRGDSGGGILFKNRLYGVCVFTGDALYALNAPNAFMDVCAYKQWIDDTIK; translated from the exons atggctctgctgaaggttctCCTGCTGCTACTGGGGCTGG GTGATGCAGTGAGCTCAGCGTCTCTGCAGAAGAGAGTCATTGGAGGTCAGAACTGTAGAGATGATGAGCGACACTATCATGTGATGGTCTATAGACATAATTATATAGACGAAAAATTTTGTGGAGGATCTCTGATCAGTGATCAGTGGGTTCTCactgcagctcactgctggGAGTACGCTCCAGGATG GTTTAATGAGGTACATGTAGGAGTTCACCCTAAAAGTGCTACAAAGTTGATTTATACAATCGCTCAACGTGAGATATATAGAGACAGCAACGGTCGTGAACATGACATCATGCTTCTGAAGTTGCAGAGCAAAACAACAATCCAACCAATCAGACTGCCTGACTGTCCAGATACTCTCCTACT cGACACCAAGGTTCAGTTTGCAGGTTATGGATCAACACAAGTTggcttttttaacaaaagaa TCTCACATCGCCCAGATGATCTTCAGTGCGCAGAGTTTAAGATTGCTAAACATGAAAAGTTGGAAAGGATACTGGCAAAAGACCAGGACTTTAGGTACCGTTTCCAGAAATGGTACAGTGTGAGAAGCTCCAAGAAGGACATGTCTCGG GGCGACTCTGGTGGAGGAATTTTGTTCAAGAATAGGCTGTATGGCGTTTGTGTTTTCACTGGAGATGCATTGTATGCACTCAATGCACCAAATGCTTTCATGGACGTCTGTGCCTATAAGCAGTGGATAGATGACACaattaaataa